A genomic stretch from Georgenia muralis includes:
- a CDS encoding copper amine oxidase, translated as MSTTRMLRRPTATLSAAIALTLGLAACGSSEPEAAPAATPTQEMTTDATEEMTEEMSAAPEVPATVMPMGTGDPFADARTAAQHMPETAATLAAGFAAALEIPGETDSEAADLRAGLTALLQEHVYLAGIGVATAYTAGADSPEFEAAAATLDANSVALADAVGSLAGDEQREAFLALWREHIGYFVDYAVAVKGGDDAARDAALASLDGYTGQAGAFFEEVSGGALPAADVAMSLEMHVTTLTTAIDDLAAGSPEAYGSLQAAAAHVGEGAAVIAGGLVSAAGLQGDPADEAATLRAQLTAGLQEHVYLAGLAVFTAYTSDGGTSSAAFEAAAATLDANSVALSEAVGSLAGAEQGEAFLALWREHIGYFVDYADAVASGDDEAAAAALIELDGYRGEAGAFFEEISGGELPADAVAEGLAMHVQTLGGAIDSLAEALVEA; from the coding sequence GGCCTCGCCGCCTGCGGCAGCTCCGAGCCCGAGGCCGCCCCCGCGGCGACGCCCACGCAGGAGATGACCACCGACGCCACCGAGGAGATGACCGAGGAGATGTCGGCGGCGCCCGAGGTGCCGGCCACCGTCATGCCGATGGGCACCGGCGACCCGTTCGCCGACGCCCGCACGGCAGCCCAGCACATGCCGGAGACCGCGGCCACCCTCGCGGCCGGCTTCGCCGCCGCCCTGGAGATCCCGGGCGAGACCGACTCCGAGGCCGCCGACCTGCGCGCCGGCCTGACCGCCCTGCTCCAGGAGCACGTCTACCTCGCCGGCATCGGCGTGGCCACCGCCTACACCGCCGGCGCGGACTCGCCCGAGTTCGAGGCGGCCGCCGCCACCCTCGACGCCAACTCCGTCGCCCTCGCCGACGCCGTCGGCTCCCTCGCCGGGGACGAGCAGCGCGAGGCCTTCCTCGCCCTGTGGCGCGAGCACATCGGCTACTTCGTCGACTACGCCGTCGCCGTCAAGGGCGGGGACGACGCCGCCCGGGACGCGGCTCTCGCCTCCCTGGACGGCTACACCGGCCAGGCCGGGGCGTTCTTCGAGGAGGTCAGCGGCGGCGCTCTGCCGGCCGCGGACGTCGCGATGTCCCTGGAGATGCACGTCACCACGCTCACGACCGCCATCGACGACCTCGCCGCCGGCAGCCCCGAGGCGTACGGCTCGCTGCAGGCCGCCGCGGCCCACGTCGGGGAGGGCGCCGCGGTCATCGCCGGTGGTCTGGTCTCCGCCGCGGGCCTCCAGGGCGACCCGGCCGACGAGGCCGCCACCCTGCGCGCCCAGCTCACCGCCGGCCTGCAGGAGCACGTCTACCTCGCCGGGCTCGCCGTCTTCACCGCCTACACCTCCGACGGCGGGACGTCCTCGGCGGCGTTCGAGGCGGCCGCAGCCACCCTCGACGCGAACTCCGTGGCCCTGTCCGAGGCCGTCGGGTCCCTCGCCGGGGCCGAGCAGGGCGAGGCGTTCCTCGCCCTGTGGCGCGAGCACATCGGCTACTTCGTCGACTACGCGGACGCCGTCGCGTCCGGTGACGACGAGGCCGCGGCGGCCGCACTGATCGAGCTCGACGGCTACCGCGGCGAGGCCGGGGCGTTCTTCGAGGAGATCTCCGGCGGCGAGCTGCCCGCCGACGCCGTCGCCGAGGGGCTCGCCATGCACGTCCAGACCCTCGGTGGGGCGATCGACTCCCTCGCCGAGGCGCTGGTCGAGGCCTGA
- the sigK gene encoding ECF RNA polymerase sigma factor SigK, which translates to MTFPGRAQTGAGASEAAPSEDTRRGATAHEARTRDDRAGRVDALLTAVARGDQEAFAVLYDETAPMVHGTALRVLRDPDQAAEVTQEVLLEVWRTADRFDPGRGSALAWVATMAHRRAVDRVRAVQSERDRDHRASARDYDRPFDEVAETVVQREDRDRILSCLGTLSDLQRDAVTRAYYGGRTYREVAEDVAASLPTVKSRIRDGLLRLRTCLGMDR; encoded by the coding sequence GTGACCTTCCCCGGACGGGCCCAGACAGGGGCCGGCGCGAGCGAGGCCGCCCCGAGCGAGGACACCCGGCGCGGCGCGACGGCGCACGAGGCCCGCACCCGCGACGACCGGGCCGGGCGGGTCGATGCCCTCCTCACCGCCGTCGCCCGGGGGGACCAGGAGGCCTTCGCGGTCCTGTACGACGAGACCGCCCCGATGGTGCACGGCACGGCACTGCGGGTGCTGCGTGACCCGGACCAGGCTGCCGAGGTCACCCAGGAGGTGCTGCTGGAGGTCTGGCGCACCGCCGACCGGTTCGACCCCGGCCGTGGCAGCGCCCTGGCGTGGGTCGCGACCATGGCGCACCGGCGGGCGGTGGACCGGGTCCGCGCCGTGCAGTCCGAGCGGGACCGCGACCACCGGGCCTCGGCCCGCGACTACGACCGGCCCTTCGACGAGGTCGCCGAGACCGTCGTCCAGCGCGAGGACCGTGACCGCATCCTGAGCTGCCTCGGGACCCTCTCGGACCTCCAGCGCGACGCCGTCACCCGCGCCTACTACGGGGGCCGGACCTACCGGGAGGTCGCCGAGGACGTGGCCGCCTCCCTGCCGACGGTGAAGTCCCGCATCCGGGACGGCCTGCTCCGCCTGCGAACCTGTCTGGGGATGGACCGATGA